The following proteins come from a genomic window of Coregonus clupeaformis isolate EN_2021a unplaced genomic scaffold, ASM2061545v1 scaf1141, whole genome shotgun sequence:
- the LOC121558398 gene encoding iroquois-class homeodomain protein irx-2-like isoform X2, whose product MSYPQGYLYQPPGSLALYSCPAYGASALAAPRSDELARSSSGSAFSPYPGSAAAFTASASGFSSPVPYSTDPATGFPSYMSSPYDTQGMAGALSYHPYGSPGYSYQLNDPAYRKNATRDATATLKAWLQEHRKNPYPTKGEKIMLAIITKMTLTQVSTWFANARRRLKKENKMTWAPRNKSEDEDDGDGERNGDCSEKNLDNSETSAEDEGISLHVDTLTDHSCSAESDGDKVSCRIGDLVCESGSDTKDKCEDDDDDDHELKNDERHRSLSPKPVTSSSLTGLEASVLNHHHRENNNKSCLDNRMSSGPHNQAVKPKLWSLAEIATSDPKQQQHHPGQTCPSLGLLTSTSSTPSPAVPGTVYSASSILGRPIYYTSPFYSNYTNYGNFSSLQGQGILQYNSAANDGLTQTAAEVSAMHKHTTDSLLKTNSNHVEQQFRPSHLYSKKV is encoded by the exons ATGTCTTACCCCCAGGGTTACCTCTATCAGCCGCCGGGCTCCCTGGCGCTCTACTCCTGCCCGGCTTACGGGGCTTCAGCCCTGGCCGCCCCGAGGAGCGACGAGCTGGCCAGGTCCTCCAGTGGATCAGCCTTTAGTCCTTACCCCGGATCAGCTGCTGCCTTCACGGCTTCAGCCAGCGGCTTCTCCAGCCCAGTGCCATACTCCACAGACCCTGCCACGGGATTCCCTTCCTACATG AGCTCTCCTTACGACACGCAGGGCATGGCGGGGGCGCTCAGCTACCACCCGTATGGCAGCCCGGGATACTCCTACCAGCTCAACGACCCGGCCTACCGCAAGAACGCGACCCGAGACGCCACCGCCACCCTGAAGGCCTGGCTACAGGAGCACAGGAAGAACCCCTACCCCACCAAGGGAGAGAAGATCATGTTGGCCATCATTACTAAGATGACCCTGACGCAGGTGTCCACCTGGTTCGCCAACGCCAGGAGGAGGCTGAAGAAGGAGAACAAGATGACGTGGGCTCCCCGGAATAAGagtgaggatgaggatgatggAGACGGAGAGAGGAATGGTGACTGCTCGGAGAAGAACCTTGACAACAGTGAGACGTCCGCGGAGGATGAAG gtATCAGTTTGCACGTTGATACCCTCACAGACCATTCTTGTTCAGCGGAGTCTGATGGGGATAAGGTGAGCTGTAGGATCGGGGACCTGGTCTGTGAGTCTGGGTCAGACACTAAGGACAAatgtgaggatgatgatgatgatgatcacgaGCTGAAGAATGATGAACGACACCGAAGCCTGTCACCTAAACCCGTGACATCATCATCACTAACAGGGCTCGAGGCCTCGGTCTTAAACCATCACCACcgggaaaacaacaacaaatcatGTCTTGACAACCGAATGTCTTCCGGTCCTCACAATCAAGCCGTCAAACCCAAACTGTGGTCGTTAGCGGAGATCGCTACTTCAGACCcaaagcagcagcagcatcacccGGGGCAGACCTGCCCATCCCTCGGTCTTCTAACAtccacctcctccaccccttCCCCGGCCGTCCCTGGCACTGTGTACTCCGCCTCTTCCATCCTAGGACGACCCATCTACTACACGTCTCCGTTTTACAGTAATTACACAAACTATGGCAACTTCAGCTCGCTGCAGGGTCAAGGGATTCTGCAGTATAACTCTGCTGCTAACGACGGACTCACACAGACTGCTGCTGAGGTCAGCGCCATGCATAAACACACCACTGACTCTCTGCTTAAAACGAACTCTAACCACGTTGAACAACAGTTCAGACCCTCACATTTATACTCTAAGAAAG TGTGA
- the LOC121558398 gene encoding iroquois-class homeodomain protein irx-2-like isoform X1: MSYPQGYLYQPPGSLALYSCPAYGASALAAPRSDELARSSSGSAFSPYPGSAAAFTASASGFSSPVPYSTDPATGFPSYMSSPYDTQGMAGALSYHPYGSPGYSYQLNDPAYRKNATRDATATLKAWLQEHRKNPYPTKGEKIMLAIITKMTLTQVSTWFANARRRLKKENKMTWAPRNKSEDEDDGDGERNGDCSEKNLDNSETSAEDEGISLHVDTLTDHSCSAESDGDKVSCRIGDLVCESGSDTKDKCEDDDDDDHELKNDERHRSLSPKPVTSSSLTGLEASVLNHHHRENNNKSCLDNRMSSGPHNQAVKPKLWSLAEIATSDPKQQQHHPGQTCPSLGLLTSTSSTPSPAVPGTVYSASSILGRPIYYTSPFYSNYTNYGNFSSLQGQGILQYNSAANDGLTQTAAEVSAMHKHTTDSLLKTNSNHVEQQFRPSHLYSKKGT; this comes from the exons ATGTCTTACCCCCAGGGTTACCTCTATCAGCCGCCGGGCTCCCTGGCGCTCTACTCCTGCCCGGCTTACGGGGCTTCAGCCCTGGCCGCCCCGAGGAGCGACGAGCTGGCCAGGTCCTCCAGTGGATCAGCCTTTAGTCCTTACCCCGGATCAGCTGCTGCCTTCACGGCTTCAGCCAGCGGCTTCTCCAGCCCAGTGCCATACTCCACAGACCCTGCCACGGGATTCCCTTCCTACATG AGCTCTCCTTACGACACGCAGGGCATGGCGGGGGCGCTCAGCTACCACCCGTATGGCAGCCCGGGATACTCCTACCAGCTCAACGACCCGGCCTACCGCAAGAACGCGACCCGAGACGCCACCGCCACCCTGAAGGCCTGGCTACAGGAGCACAGGAAGAACCCCTACCCCACCAAGGGAGAGAAGATCATGTTGGCCATCATTACTAAGATGACCCTGACGCAGGTGTCCACCTGGTTCGCCAACGCCAGGAGGAGGCTGAAGAAGGAGAACAAGATGACGTGGGCTCCCCGGAATAAGagtgaggatgaggatgatggAGACGGAGAGAGGAATGGTGACTGCTCGGAGAAGAACCTTGACAACAGTGAGACGTCCGCGGAGGATGAAG gtATCAGTTTGCACGTTGATACCCTCACAGACCATTCTTGTTCAGCGGAGTCTGATGGGGATAAGGTGAGCTGTAGGATCGGGGACCTGGTCTGTGAGTCTGGGTCAGACACTAAGGACAAatgtgaggatgatgatgatgatgatcacgaGCTGAAGAATGATGAACGACACCGAAGCCTGTCACCTAAACCCGTGACATCATCATCACTAACAGGGCTCGAGGCCTCGGTCTTAAACCATCACCACcgggaaaacaacaacaaatcatGTCTTGACAACCGAATGTCTTCCGGTCCTCACAATCAAGCCGTCAAACCCAAACTGTGGTCGTTAGCGGAGATCGCTACTTCAGACCcaaagcagcagcagcatcacccGGGGCAGACCTGCCCATCCCTCGGTCTTCTAACAtccacctcctccaccccttCCCCGGCCGTCCCTGGCACTGTGTACTCCGCCTCTTCCATCCTAGGACGACCCATCTACTACACGTCTCCGTTTTACAGTAATTACACAAACTATGGCAACTTCAGCTCGCTGCAGGGTCAAGGGATTCTGCAGTATAACTCTGCTGCTAACGACGGACTCACACAGACTGCTGCTGAGGTCAGCGCCATGCATAAACACACCACTGACTCTCTGCTTAAAACGAACTCTAACCACGTTGAACAACAGTTCAGACCCTCACATTTATACTCTAAGAAAGGTACGTAA